The Dyella caseinilytica genome has a window encoding:
- a CDS encoding calcium:proton antiporter has translation MQTTGVLAWVRKEQFLGLSILTTIAFYGFGDSMFSGLSSLYRLAVVFFWLFAVVLGSALAVVRHAEHLAVRLGEPYGTLILTLCVTSIEVVSITAIMLHGANNPTLARDTLFAVTMIVLNGMVGLSLLLGGWRYREQYYNLQGANTYLGVIIPLGVLSLVLPNFVSAPAGDPMLSMPQKIFVATVSLGLYVAFLALQSSRHRMYFAVQGDVAAAGHDEVEGSSGSPMSLHVTLLVIYMALVVYLAEKLAPPVDYVVETMGKPAALAGLVMAVLVATPEIIGAVRAAGTNNLQRSMNIFLGSVLSTIGLTIPAIIVISELTQHPVRLGLEHTDLLLFVLTLVLCTVTFSSGRTNVLQGGVHLILFLAYLFLIFEG, from the coding sequence ATGCAGACGACTGGTGTGTTGGCATGGGTCCGCAAAGAGCAGTTTCTCGGGCTCAGTATATTGACCACGATTGCCTTCTACGGCTTCGGCGACTCGATGTTCAGCGGGCTTTCCAGCCTGTATCGCCTTGCAGTGGTTTTCTTCTGGCTGTTTGCTGTGGTGCTGGGTTCTGCCCTGGCCGTGGTACGCCATGCCGAACATCTGGCGGTGCGATTGGGTGAGCCCTACGGGACGCTGATTCTCACGCTCTGCGTGACGTCCATCGAGGTGGTGAGCATCACTGCAATCATGCTGCATGGGGCTAACAACCCTACACTCGCGCGCGATACGTTGTTCGCTGTCACCATGATTGTCCTCAACGGCATGGTGGGACTTTCGCTGTTGCTGGGTGGCTGGCGCTATCGGGAGCAGTACTACAATCTGCAAGGCGCCAACACCTATCTGGGTGTGATTATTCCACTGGGCGTGCTGAGCCTCGTGTTGCCGAATTTCGTTTCCGCGCCGGCCGGTGATCCGATGCTGTCGATGCCGCAGAAGATCTTTGTGGCTACTGTGTCGTTAGGTCTTTATGTGGCTTTTCTGGCCTTGCAGTCCAGCAGGCATCGCATGTATTTCGCCGTTCAGGGTGATGTTGCCGCGGCCGGGCACGATGAGGTTGAAGGTTCGTCCGGCTCGCCCATGAGTCTGCACGTTACGCTGCTCGTGATCTACATGGCGCTGGTGGTGTATCTGGCTGAGAAACTGGCACCGCCGGTGGATTACGTAGTCGAGACGATGGGCAAGCCGGCAGCGCTGGCTGGATTGGTGATGGCGGTGCTGGTCGCCACGCCCGAAATCATCGGTGCCGTGCGCGCTGCGGGCACGAACAACCTGCAAAGATCCATGAACATCTTCCTCGGCTCGGTGCTATCGACGATCGGTCTGACCATTCCGGCCATCATCGTCATCAGCGAGTTGACACAACACCCGGTTCGCCTGGGGTTGGAACATACAGACCTGCTGCTGTTCGTGCTCACCCTGGTGTTATGCACGGTGACCTTTTCCAGCGGACGCACGAATGTCCTGCAAGGCGGTGTGCACCTGATCCTCTTTCTGGCCTATCTGTTTCTGATTTTCGAAGGTTAA
- a CDS encoding S-(hydroxymethyl)glutathione dehydrogenase/class III alcohol dehydrogenase yields the protein MKSRAAVAFAPGKPLEIVEIDVAPPKAGEVLVKITHTGVCHTDAFTLSGDDPEGIFPAVLGHEGGGIVVEVGEGVTTLQPGDHVIPLYTAECGKCKFCLSGKTNLCQAVRATQGKGLMPDGTTRFSYQGKPIYHYMGTSTFSEYTVVPEISLAKIDPQAPLEKVCLLGCGVTTGIGAVHNTAKVEPGATVAVFGLGGIGLAVIQGAVQAKAGRILAVDTNPAKFELARAMGATDCINPKDHDKPIQEVIVEITDGGVDYSFECIGNVDVMRAALECCHKGWGESIIIGVAGAGKEIRTRPFQLVTGRVWRGSAFGGVKGRTQLPGMVQQAMRGEIHLDPFITHTLPLDRINEAFDLMHEGKSIRTVIHF from the coding sequence ATGAAGTCACGCGCCGCCGTTGCCTTTGCGCCGGGCAAACCACTGGAAATCGTTGAGATCGACGTTGCGCCGCCGAAGGCGGGTGAGGTGCTGGTGAAGATCACCCACACCGGCGTGTGCCATACCGATGCATTCACGTTGTCGGGTGACGATCCGGAGGGCATCTTTCCGGCCGTGCTCGGACACGAAGGTGGCGGCATCGTGGTGGAAGTGGGTGAGGGTGTTACCACGCTGCAGCCCGGCGATCATGTGATTCCGCTGTACACGGCCGAATGCGGCAAGTGCAAGTTCTGCCTTTCCGGCAAGACCAACCTGTGCCAGGCCGTGCGCGCCACGCAGGGCAAGGGGCTGATGCCGGATGGCACCACACGCTTCTCCTACCAGGGCAAGCCGATCTACCACTACATGGGCACCAGCACCTTCAGCGAATACACCGTGGTGCCGGAAATTTCGCTGGCCAAGATCGATCCGCAGGCACCGCTGGAAAAGGTGTGTTTGCTGGGTTGCGGCGTCACCACCGGCATTGGCGCAGTGCACAATACGGCCAAGGTCGAACCCGGCGCAACGGTTGCAGTGTTCGGGCTGGGCGGCATTGGTCTGGCGGTGATCCAGGGGGCAGTACAGGCCAAGGCCGGACGCATCCTGGCGGTCGACACCAACCCAGCCAAGTTTGAATTGGCGCGAGCGATGGGCGCGACTGACTGCATCAATCCCAAGGATCACGACAAGCCGATCCAGGAAGTGATCGTCGAGATCACCGACGGCGGCGTTGACTACAGCTTTGAATGCATCGGCAATGTGGACGTGATGCGCGCGGCGCTGGAGTGCTGTCACAAGGGCTGGGGCGAAAGCATCATTATCGGCGTGGCCGGAGCGGGCAAGGAGATCCGCACCCGTCCGTTCCAGCTTGTCACTGGCCGTGTATGGCGTGGCAGTGCGTTCGGCGGCGTGAAAGGTCGCACTCAGTTGCCAGGCATGGTGCAGCAGGCGATGCGCGGTGAGATCCATCTCGATCCGTTCATCACGCACACCCTGCCGCTCGATCGCATCAACGAAGCCTTCGATCTGATGCACGAAGGCAAGTCGATCCGCACGGTTATCCACTTCTGA
- the fghA gene encoding S-formylglutathione hydrolase produces the protein MERIEHRACFGGWQDVYRHRSAALDCNMQFAVYLPPQAASRVVPVLYWLSGLTCTEQNFITKAGAQRYAAEHGVALVVPDTSPRGDDVADVDSYDLGKGAGFYLNATQAPWSQHYRMYDYVAQELPALIEARFPVTDARAISGHSMGGHGALSVVLKNPGRYRSVSAFSPIVAPSHVPWGEKAFSAYLGDHRETWKAYDATELVKAASERLPLLIDQGEADEFLHTQLRPDLFKAAADAADYPITLRMQPGYDHSYYFVASFIGEHVAHHAKALL, from the coding sequence TTGGAACGTATCGAGCACCGCGCCTGCTTCGGTGGTTGGCAGGATGTCTATCGCCATCGCTCCGCGGCCCTCGATTGCAACATGCAGTTTGCGGTCTATCTGCCGCCGCAAGCCGCGAGCAGGGTGGTGCCCGTGCTGTACTGGCTTTCCGGCCTGACCTGCACCGAGCAGAACTTCATCACCAAAGCCGGAGCGCAGCGCTATGCCGCCGAACACGGCGTGGCGCTGGTAGTGCCGGATACCAGTCCGCGTGGTGACGATGTCGCGGATGTGGATAGCTACGACCTGGGCAAAGGCGCTGGGTTCTATCTCAACGCCACGCAGGCACCGTGGTCGCAGCACTACCGCATGTATGACTATGTTGCCCAGGAACTCCCTGCGTTGATTGAAGCGCGGTTTCCCGTGACCGACGCACGTGCGATCAGCGGCCATTCCATGGGCGGTCATGGCGCATTGAGCGTTGTGCTGAAAAACCCGGGGCGTTATCGCAGTGTCTCGGCGTTTTCGCCCATCGTCGCGCCCAGTCACGTACCGTGGGGCGAAAAAGCGTTCTCGGCTTATCTGGGCGACCACCGTGAAACGTGGAAAGCCTATGACGCCACCGAGTTGGTGAAGGCGGCAAGCGAAAGGCTACCACTGCTGATCGATCAGGGCGAGGCGGATGAATTCCTGCACACACAGCTGAGGCCTGATCTGTTCAAGGCGGCAGCCGATGCGGCGGATTATCCCATTACATTACGTATGCAGCCCGGATACGACCACAGCTATTACTTCGTGGCGAGTTTTATTGGCGAGCATGTTGCGCATCACGCCAAGGCGCTTTTGTAG
- a CDS encoding DUF2501 domain-containing protein translates to MKTRIGGIATACAAAMILGFAGSAASAQDLGSLGGKLGGSSLGNMLPGGGTSGSTGNVAGILQYCVKNNYLGGDSGASGIAGKLLGKTQGGGSNSDYQNGASGILQGKDGQKTDLNSIGGGNSDMKSKLTTKACGVVLNQGKSLVGGGSSSGSKLGGLLGH, encoded by the coding sequence ATGAAGACCCGAATCGGCGGTATCGCAACGGCCTGCGCAGCAGCCATGATCCTCGGCTTCGCCGGCAGCGCGGCAAGCGCGCAGGATCTGGGCAGTCTCGGCGGTAAGCTGGGTGGCAGCAGCCTGGGCAACATGCTCCCTGGCGGCGGCACTTCCGGCAGCACGGGGAACGTGGCCGGCATCCTGCAGTACTGCGTCAAGAACAATTATCTCGGCGGCGACTCGGGTGCCTCGGGCATCGCCGGCAAGCTGCTTGGCAAAACCCAGGGCGGCGGCAGTAACTCTGACTACCAGAATGGTGCGAGCGGCATCCTGCAAGGCAAAGACGGCCAGAAAACCGACCTGAACAGCATCGGCGGCGGCAATAGCGACATGAAGTCCAAGCTCACCACCAAGGCCTGCGGCGTCGTGCTCAACCAGGGCAAGTCGCTCGTGGGCGGCGGGTCATCATCCGGAAGCAAGTTGGGCGGATTGCTGGGGCATTGA
- a CDS encoding winged helix-turn-helix domain-containing protein, translating into MSSGLDQSSKATLRIGDWVVSPLSGQMTRDGETVRLEARTMRLLLCLAENADHVVSIDDLLEQVWQGVVVTPDSVYQAVTSLRRLLGDDPKQPVYIATVPRRGYRMVAPVSTGDMPVSSAAALSAANEDFVPQRETAAPHSGSRRLYLRLLMIGGLLVVACIAFYFVTRPHPLESSTAVTAPAPDPRSIAVLPFLDMTDAMNEEPFADGMTEELIDKLSQSRELHVASPTSSFYFKGKQVTVAQIAKALDVAYLLDGSVRKSGNTLRVAARLVRADDGFVVWSQTYDRSWDDKLMIQDDIASEVAKALKGSIH; encoded by the coding sequence ATGTCATCCGGGCTGGATCAATCGTCCAAGGCCACCTTGCGCATCGGCGACTGGGTTGTCAGCCCCTTGTCAGGTCAGATGACGCGCGATGGCGAGACCGTCCGCCTGGAAGCACGCACCATGCGGTTGTTGCTGTGTCTGGCCGAGAATGCCGATCATGTGGTCAGCATCGACGATTTGCTGGAACAGGTGTGGCAAGGCGTGGTGGTGACGCCCGACTCGGTCTACCAAGCGGTAACATCGCTGCGTCGCCTGCTCGGCGATGATCCCAAGCAACCCGTCTACATCGCTACGGTGCCGCGGCGAGGCTACCGCATGGTCGCCCCGGTCAGTACCGGCGATATGCCGGTATCGTCCGCGGCTGCGCTTTCGGCGGCCAATGAGGACTTCGTGCCGCAACGCGAAACGGCAGCACCCCATTCCGGCTCGCGCCGCCTCTACCTCAGGCTGCTGATGATTGGCGGCCTGCTAGTTGTCGCCTGCATCGCCTTCTACTTTGTGACCCGGCCGCATCCGCTCGAATCATCGACGGCAGTCACCGCTCCCGCACCGGATCCACGATCCATTGCCGTGCTGCCCTTCCTGGATATGACCGATGCCATGAACGAGGAACCGTTTGCAGATGGCATGACGGAAGAGCTGATCGACAAACTGAGCCAATCAAGGGAGCTGCACGTCGCCTCGCCCACGTCATCGTTCTACTTCAAGGGCAAGCAGGTCACCGTCGCCCAGATCGCCAAGGCGCTCGATGTGGCCTATTTGCTGGATGGCAGCGTGCGCAAGTCCGGTAATACGCTGCGAGTGGCAGCACGATTGGTTCGTGCCGATGATGGTTTCGTCGTGTGGTCGCAGACCTACGATCGCTCCTGGGACGACAAGCTGATGATCCAGGACGATATCGCCAGCGAAGTCGCCAAAGCATTGAAAGGCTCCATCCACTAG
- a CDS encoding YceI family protein: MIRRLVFAASLMLACAPLYATTYIIEPQHSEGIIRWSHLGFSNPTAQFTMVEGSLDFDPADPTRASVSATIKLANLSSGVPDLDDNFHSVDFFDVAKYPTAIFKSTRVERGSAPDKLKVTGNLTVHGVTRPIMLDVTINKVGTNIRDNLPNVGFDATTTFNRSDFGLGLYVPQVSDEISIHITCQADEAKGYVKLLKEEADAAASDAKVAAKKATDAAATVQP, translated from the coding sequence ATGATCCGCCGTCTGGTTTTCGCCGCATCGCTGATGCTCGCTTGTGCGCCGCTATACGCCACCACCTACATTATTGAGCCGCAACATAGCGAAGGCATCATTCGCTGGAGCCACCTGGGCTTCTCCAACCCTACGGCGCAGTTCACCATGGTCGAAGGCTCGCTGGATTTTGACCCGGCCGATCCGACGCGCGCATCGGTTTCGGCCACCATCAAGCTCGCCAACCTCAGCAGCGGTGTGCCGGACCTGGACGACAATTTCCATTCGGTGGATTTCTTCGATGTTGCCAAATACCCGACGGCCATCTTCAAGAGTACCCGGGTCGAGCGCGGCAGTGCGCCCGACAAACTGAAGGTAACGGGCAACCTGACCGTCCATGGTGTGACCAGGCCGATCATGCTCGATGTCACCATCAACAAGGTCGGCACGAATATCCGCGACAACTTGCCCAATGTGGGCTTCGATGCGACCACCACCTTCAATCGCTCCGACTTCGGCCTGGGCTTGTACGTGCCGCAGGTGAGCGATGAGATAAGCATCCACATCACCTGCCAGGCGGATGAGGCGAAGGGATATGTGAAGCTGTTGAAGGAAGAGGCCGATGCAGCTGCCAGCGATGCCAAGGTGGCGGCGAAGAAAGCGACAGATGCGGCGGCGACTGTGCAGCCGTAG
- a CDS encoding NAD-dependent malic enzyme, producing the protein MTEVVASEWETPLKTHLTGFDLVTKPMLNKGLAFSLHERDVFRLNGLLPPHVATIEEQAERRLRVLRAFSTDFERYAFLRDLQDTNETLFYAVLVRHIEELLPLVYTPTVGEGCQHFSEIWRKPRGLFLSYPNKGRIREILADPRYDRVRVIVVSDGERILGLGDQGAGGMGIPIGKLSLYTGCAGIHPDLTLPILLDVGTNNRERLNNPLYIGWRHERIVGAEYDAFVEEFVSAVIERWPNVLLQWEDFAGSNASRLLAKYRDRLCTFNDDIQGTAAIAAGTLLAAVNVTGIKLTEQRIAVLGAGSAGCGISALLLRAMVDAGLSEEEARAAFYLVDRNGLLVDGMEGITPAQTPFVQKREAISDWVLDEPGDIGLLEVVRNAKPTVLIGVSGQAGAFTEQVVRAMAEGVEHPVIFPLSNPTSRSEAVPQQVMEWTNGRALIGTGSPFSPVQWQGKDIPVDQTNNSYIFPGVGLGVLAVNAKRVTDAMFMVAGKVVAAMSPTVKDRNARLLPPVDQLREVSLAVAKAVAIQAQADGVAESCDQATLDQRLKSLVWEPTYRPYELVK; encoded by the coding sequence ATGACTGAAGTGGTTGCATCGGAATGGGAAACGCCTCTCAAAACGCATCTTACCGGCTTCGATCTTGTTACCAAGCCGATGTTGAACAAGGGCTTGGCCTTCAGTCTGCACGAACGCGACGTGTTTCGTTTGAATGGTTTGCTTCCGCCTCATGTCGCCACGATCGAGGAACAGGCTGAGCGCCGCTTGCGCGTGCTGCGCGCCTTCAGTACCGACTTTGAGCGCTACGCTTTTCTGCGCGACCTGCAGGACACCAACGAAACCCTTTTCTATGCCGTGCTGGTGCGGCATATCGAAGAATTGCTACCGCTGGTCTACACGCCCACGGTGGGCGAGGGCTGTCAGCATTTCAGCGAGATCTGGCGCAAGCCGCGCGGCCTGTTTCTGAGCTATCCCAACAAGGGGCGTATTCGCGAAATTCTGGCCGATCCGCGCTATGACCGCGTGCGGGTGATTGTAGTCAGTGACGGTGAGCGCATTCTGGGGCTTGGCGACCAGGGTGCCGGTGGCATGGGCATTCCGATCGGTAAGCTTTCTCTGTACACCGGATGTGCGGGTATTCATCCGGATCTGACGCTGCCTATCCTGCTGGATGTGGGCACCAACAATCGTGAGCGCCTGAACAATCCGCTTTATATCGGCTGGCGTCATGAGCGCATCGTGGGTGCTGAATACGATGCGTTTGTCGAAGAATTTGTCAGCGCCGTGATCGAGCGTTGGCCGAATGTGCTGCTGCAATGGGAAGACTTTGCCGGTTCGAATGCCAGCCGCTTGCTGGCCAAATACCGTGATCGTCTGTGCACGTTCAACGACGACATCCAGGGCACCGCTGCGATTGCCGCGGGGACTTTGCTGGCTGCCGTCAACGTGACTGGCATCAAGTTGACCGAACAGCGCATTGCCGTGCTGGGTGCGGGTTCGGCCGGTTGCGGCATCTCCGCGCTGTTACTGCGCGCCATGGTGGATGCCGGTCTCAGTGAAGAGGAAGCTCGCGCTGCGTTTTACCTGGTTGATCGCAACGGTTTGCTGGTCGATGGCATGGAGGGCATCACGCCCGCACAAACGCCTTTCGTGCAGAAACGCGAAGCGATCAGCGACTGGGTACTGGATGAGCCGGGAGATATCGGCCTGTTGGAAGTGGTGCGCAATGCCAAGCCAACGGTACTGATTGGTGTCTCCGGCCAAGCAGGCGCATTTACCGAGCAAGTCGTGCGCGCGATGGCGGAGGGCGTCGAGCATCCCGTTATTTTCCCGCTGTCCAATCCAACCTCACGCAGCGAGGCCGTGCCGCAGCAGGTCATGGAGTGGACGAACGGACGTGCCTTGATCGGTACGGGCAGTCCGTTTTCCCCGGTGCAGTGGCAGGGCAAGGATATTCCGGTCGACCAGACCAACAACTCCTACATTTTCCCTGGCGTTGGCCTTGGCGTGTTGGCGGTGAACGCAAAGCGTGTAACGGATGCCATGTTTATGGTCGCCGGCAAGGTGGTGGCTGCCATGTCGCCGACCGTGAAGGATCGTAATGCGCGCTTGCTTCCGCCGGTGGATCAACTGCGTGAGGTATCACTTGCGGTGGCGAAAGCCGTGGCGATTCAGGCGCAGGCAGACGGTGTGGCGGAATCCTGCGATCAGGCGACGCTCGACCAACGTTTGAAATCACTGGTGTGGGAGCCGACGTATCGCCCTTACGAGCTTGTGAAGTGA
- a CDS encoding chloride channel protein, producing the protein MTDATSPLEASLPQRRTAMPILMAVTVCVGVVAGAGGMCLGLLLHYIQHVAYGYSMHRLLSTQSFLQGVTNSTPERRIEALLVCSVVAGLGWWAMYRFGKPLVSVDKALKSDDPRTPVVSTVVNALLQIITVGLGSPLGREGAPREVGATLAGWLSHRIGLTPQESRVMVACGAGAGLAAVYNVPLSGTLFVLEVLLGTFTTAAAIPALLTSVIAATVAWIGLGNDAQYTVPTFELSDSLMAWSMLIGPIFGFAAYGFSRLVNMARSHAPRDWRLLPSCLLAFLLIGLAAIFYPQLLGNGKGPIQLGFNDGVSLQMAAILLILKALAMLICLRAGAGGGLLTPGMSLGAMLAIVMGGLWNHAFPVVPPGAYAIVGAAAFLAASMRMPITAIVMAVELTRVDHDYLFPVVFAVAGSSAALRICIRRFDKIHTPSMTLHKE; encoded by the coding sequence GTGACAGACGCAACATCGCCCCTGGAAGCAAGCTTGCCGCAACGCCGCACGGCCATGCCCATCTTGATGGCGGTCACCGTGTGCGTGGGTGTCGTTGCGGGCGCGGGAGGCATGTGTCTGGGGCTACTGCTGCATTACATCCAGCATGTGGCCTATGGCTACAGCATGCATCGCTTGCTCAGTACGCAGAGTTTTCTGCAGGGCGTCACCAACTCCACGCCTGAACGGCGCATCGAAGCGTTGTTGGTCTGCAGCGTCGTTGCAGGATTGGGCTGGTGGGCGATGTACCGGTTTGGCAAGCCACTGGTCAGCGTCGACAAAGCATTGAAATCAGATGACCCGCGCACACCGGTTGTTTCGACAGTGGTGAATGCGTTGCTGCAAATCATCACCGTCGGCCTGGGATCGCCGCTTGGCCGCGAGGGTGCGCCCAGGGAAGTCGGCGCCACGCTTGCAGGCTGGCTGTCGCACCGCATCGGACTGACGCCGCAAGAAAGCCGCGTGATGGTTGCCTGCGGCGCGGGCGCCGGCCTGGCTGCGGTCTATAACGTACCGCTGAGTGGCACGCTGTTTGTGCTGGAGGTGTTGCTCGGCACCTTCACCACGGCGGCGGCCATCCCTGCCCTGCTCACGTCCGTGATTGCCGCCACGGTCGCCTGGATCGGACTCGGCAACGATGCGCAGTACACTGTGCCGACGTTTGAACTGAGCGATTCGCTGATGGCCTGGTCGATGCTGATCGGGCCGATTTTCGGCTTTGCGGCCTACGGGTTTTCGCGTCTGGTCAACATGGCACGCAGCCATGCGCCACGCGACTGGCGTTTGCTGCCAAGTTGCCTGCTGGCGTTTCTCCTGATCGGCCTGGCGGCCATTTTCTATCCGCAATTGCTCGGCAACGGCAAAGGACCCATCCAGTTGGGTTTCAACGACGGTGTCAGCTTGCAGATGGCTGCCATCCTGCTGATCCTGAAAGCGCTTGCCATGCTGATCTGTCTGCGTGCTGGCGCAGGCGGTGGATTACTGACGCCGGGCATGTCGCTGGGTGCCATGCTGGCCATCGTCATGGGCGGTTTGTGGAACCATGCTTTCCCTGTCGTACCACCGGGTGCCTACGCCATCGTCGGCGCTGCTGCTTTTCTCGCGGCATCCATGCGCATGCCGATCACCGCCATCGTGATGGCAGTCGAGCTTACGCGCGTCGATCACGATTACTTGTTTCCGGTGGTCTTCGCTGTGGCTGGATCCAGCGCAGCGCTACGCATATGCATCCGGCGCTTCGACAAGATACATACGCCATCCATGACGCTACATAAAGAGTAA
- a CDS encoding lipase family alpha/beta hydrolase has translation MSCRTQCSRICSGLLLLAALLLLHACTTFAPSARMPGNYSGLSAKDALHKAQEWAARAPNQMDDGMRADAWLNCGVLAHDAMVATQEADEIAAASLATRCSRAYIEMMSQGTTLNVHAGQMTLNGRIIEVQFRRLPDSLGDHLHLELADGLTMQVLDGVRHRQPGFGVPVVAAAPPCMHSAICTLYPPEGVFRPATVWLEGEPGALHHDEEPVLVVQNPTAQPVHAVGNANYQLAEDLSAPYEQLLERSKLRRLGWWGLIGGQAIGRRSGLFLLEDYDPTKTPVIMIHGLGSSPIIWARLSNAILGDPDLNRRYQIWHMVYQTNAPLLVERYRVQRYLDTAWKILDPAGNAPARQGVVLIGHSMGGVIARLLCAQSTPALWNAAFTVPFDRLHGSAEDLALLKNVFDFKPYAGIDELVFMASPQHGSPVAGDWFGRLAQDLAWRHIPEMDRLERISDENPGAVQAGLISGTYRISHLSSVTSLIPDEPVSAVDETLMPAAGVRYHNIAGSLPGEHPPSDGYVPLSSAVLPGAASTLIVDADHHSVPRDPKAIAAVLAILRQHDVSSAANLP, from the coding sequence ATGTCGTGTCGTACGCAGTGCTCGCGTATCTGCTCAGGCTTGCTGTTGCTGGCTGCATTGTTGTTGCTGCACGCGTGCACCACCTTTGCGCCTTCTGCCCGGATGCCCGGCAATTATTCCGGTTTGTCTGCCAAGGATGCATTGCACAAGGCGCAAGAGTGGGCTGCCCGTGCACCGAACCAGATGGACGATGGCATGCGTGCCGACGCCTGGCTAAACTGCGGCGTGCTGGCCCATGACGCCATGGTGGCGACACAGGAAGCGGATGAGATTGCCGCGGCATCCTTGGCGACGCGTTGCAGTCGCGCGTATATCGAGATGATGTCGCAAGGGACGACCTTGAACGTGCATGCCGGTCAGATGACCTTGAACGGCCGCATTATCGAGGTGCAGTTTCGTCGCTTGCCAGATAGCCTCGGCGATCACCTGCATCTGGAATTGGCCGATGGTCTGACGATGCAGGTGCTGGATGGTGTACGACATCGGCAACCGGGGTTTGGCGTTCCAGTTGTCGCAGCTGCACCGCCATGCATGCATAGCGCGATCTGTACGCTGTATCCACCGGAAGGTGTCTTCCGGCCTGCGACCGTTTGGCTGGAGGGCGAGCCGGGCGCCCTGCATCATGACGAAGAGCCAGTACTGGTTGTGCAAAATCCGACAGCCCAACCCGTACACGCAGTGGGTAACGCCAACTATCAGCTCGCCGAGGACCTTTCAGCACCCTATGAGCAGTTGCTTGAGCGCAGCAAACTGCGGCGGCTTGGATGGTGGGGGTTGATTGGCGGTCAGGCTATTGGCCGACGTTCGGGGTTGTTCCTGCTGGAAGATTACGACCCGACAAAAACGCCAGTGATCATGATTCATGGGCTTGGCAGCAGCCCCATTATCTGGGCGCGGTTGAGCAATGCCATCCTCGGCGATCCTGATTTGAATCGCCGTTATCAGATCTGGCACATGGTCTATCAAACCAATGCGCCGTTGCTGGTTGAGCGTTATCGCGTTCAGCGTTATCTCGACACGGCGTGGAAGATTCTGGACCCTGCCGGCAATGCGCCAGCCAGGCAAGGCGTGGTGTTGATAGGGCACAGCATGGGTGGCGTGATCGCCCGGTTGCTATGCGCACAAAGCACGCCCGCGTTGTGGAATGCAGCGTTTACCGTGCCCTTTGACCGCCTGCATGGAAGTGCAGAGGATCTGGCGTTGCTCAAGAACGTTTTTGATTTCAAGCCTTATGCGGGGATAGACGAACTTGTTTTCATGGCATCCCCTCAACATGGCAGTCCCGTGGCGGGCGATTGGTTCGGCCGGTTGGCGCAGGATCTGGCGTGGCGTCACATTCCGGAGATGGACAGGCTGGAGCGGATCAGCGATGAAAACCCAGGCGCCGTGCAGGCCGGGCTGATTTCCGGTACCTACCGCATCAGTCATCTGAGCAGCGTGACCAGCCTGATACCGGATGAGCCGGTTTCGGCGGTGGACGAAACGCTGATGCCGGCTGCGGGTGTGCGCTATCACAACATTGCCGGCTCACTGCCGGGCGAACATCCGCCTAGCGATGGCTATGTGCCGTTGAGCAGTGCCGTGCTGCCTGGTGCGGCATCGACGCTGATCGTGGATGCGGATCACCACAGCGTGCCACGCGATCCGAAGGCAATTGCAGCCGTGCTGGCCATTCTTCGCCAGCACGATGTGTCATCCGCTGCAAACCTGCCATAG
- a CDS encoding SDR family NAD(P)-dependent oxidoreductase, with translation MQIHLKNRRAIVTGSTAGIGLAIASGLAATGAHVVVTGRTQARVDEALAAIAKDVSGASLSGVAGDLGTQEGAEHLIKQVPEADILINNLGIFEPKAFFDIPDEDWLRFFEVNVMSGVRLSRHYAQGMAKRGWGRIQFISSESGVQIPAEMVQYGMTKTAQLAVSRGLAETLAGTGVTVNAVLPGPTRSEGVGDFFGKIAADKGISQQDVERDFIATHRPSTVIKRLATVEEVANMCVYLASEQASATTGAAMRVDGGVVRSIV, from the coding sequence ATGCAGATCCATCTCAAGAATCGCCGCGCCATCGTCACCGGCTCGACCGCCGGCATCGGCCTCGCTATTGCCAGCGGCCTTGCCGCTACCGGCGCGCACGTGGTCGTTACAGGCCGTACGCAGGCCCGCGTGGATGAAGCGCTCGCAGCCATCGCCAAGGACGTATCCGGCGCAAGCTTGAGCGGCGTTGCCGGCGATCTGGGCACGCAGGAAGGCGCCGAGCATCTGATCAAGCAGGTGCCGGAGGCGGATATCCTGATCAACAATCTCGGCATCTTCGAGCCGAAAGCGTTTTTCGATATTCCGGACGAAGACTGGCTGCGCTTCTTCGAAGTCAACGTCATGAGTGGCGTGCGCCTGTCGCGCCATTACGCGCAGGGCATGGCCAAGCGCGGCTGGGGCCGTATCCAGTTCATTTCCAGCGAATCCGGCGTGCAGATTCCGGCCGAGATGGTCCAGTACGGTATGACCAAGACTGCACAGCTCGCCGTATCGCGCGGCCTGGCCGAAACGCTTGCCGGTACCGGCGTGACCGTCAATGCCGTGCTGCCCGGTCCGACGCGCTCGGAAGGCGTGGGTGATTTCTTCGGCAAGATCGCGGCCGACAAAGGTATCTCGCAGCAGGACGTCGAACGTGACTTCATTGCGACGCATCGTCCGTCTACAGTGATCAAGCGATTGGCCACGGTGGAAGAAGTTGCCAACATGTGCGTGTATCTCGCCTCGGAGCAAGCCTCGGCCACTACGGGTGCTGCCATGCGTGTGGATGGCGGCGTGGTGCGTTCGATCGTCTGA